The Chryseobacterium sp. JV274 sequence TGTTTGATTTAGCTCTAAAGAAAGAGCTCCTGTCTTGTAATCAATATCAACTGGGGTAATAAGATTCACAAGATGCTTTTTATCTGCAGTATCAAACTCGGAAAATTTTTGAAAAATATGAACTAGTGTTTTATCTTCCATTTGATTCATCTTATTGATAGCTCTTAATTTAAGAACAATATTATGCTCTTCCTTCTTAAGATTTTTTGTGTTAACTTGATTCTCTTTTTTTAATTCATCATAATCTTCAATTTTTAATATCCCGGCTATAAGTAATTTTCTACCTTGAGAAAGAGTTAACTTTTCCTCTTTCATTTTCCTCTCTACTAGATGTTTAGTATATAAGTAACTTGTTTTCTGGGTCTTTATATTCTGATCTTGCAAAATTGTTTTAAATAATTCAATTGTACTATTTGATAGGATTAACTGCTGAAGTTTATGCTGATAACAATCATTAAGCAAAGCTGCGTTAATTCTAGTTCTGCAACCATCATGGCAATGATAATAGGGATATCTTTTCCGCTTACCATTTGAGAAACTACCGGTAAGTTTTCGATTACAAATAGGACAGGTCAAAAAACCTCTGAGAAAAAACATTGCTTTTAAGTCATCTATTTTAGCTGTAATTTTTCTTTCTGTATTAATGACAGACTGTACCTGATAAAATAGAGACTCTGAGATCAAGGGTTCATGCAAACCCTTGATAATCTGTTTTTCATTAGAGCTAAGTTTTATTGATATATACCCACAATAAACAGGATTGCGCAATACTCTGAAAAAGTGCGACCTTGAACATATTAGACCTTTATCATTAACTATTCTATTAATCTCAGATATTTTGTGGTCATTCTGAACAACTTGATTGAAGGCCCATTTTATAATTTCGGCTTCAGGCTCCTTAGGGACAATGGTTTTTTTTCCATCCATTAATGTCACATTGATAAACCCAATGGGAGCTTTGTTAGGATATTTACCCATTAATTTTGCGCGACGGATACCATTCGAAGTATTTTGAGCTCTCCGTGTATTTTCTGCTTCCGGAACAGCTAAATATACGGCTAACATAACTGTACTTTCCGGCACAGAAAAATCAATTGGTTGATCAATGGCCATTGCTGTTGTTTTGTATTTTCGAAGTTTTCCAATCATTTCGTAAGCATATTCGACATTACGGCTGAATCGATCCCATTTTATAAATAATATGTTTTTGTCTTCTCCTAATGATTTCTTTTTAATTTCGGAAAATAATTCCCTCCACTCAGGTCGATTGAAGTTTTTAGCAGAGTAATCTTCACGATAAATTCCTTTGACTTCAATATTGTTATATTTACAATATTTCAATAACCTATCCTCCTGCTCAGGTAAGGAATAGCCTTTTCTTTTCTGTTCATCAGTACTCACTCTGACATATAGATATGCTGATTTCATAAGTATGGGTTTATAAAATATCAACGTGAAAAGAGTAGTACTTTATTTGAAATAAAGTCAATTTATTCTATAGATGTGTCTACTAACTCATTTTGCTGTTTTCTCCATGGGCTATAGTTTGTGCATCGCAATATTTTTCATTTTTTTTCCAAATAAAATTTAATACGACGAGTTCTGTCGCTTCTGGGGGTGATCTTTGCTTCAAGAAAAAACACAGAAAATGAAATCAGATTTAAAAACTGATGGTGGATATCTTTTGCCGGAAACCACCTAAAAAAATAAGGCTAAAACCTGAAGACAATCTACTAAAAAGAGCTTCAGATCCTAACCTTTATAAAAACCAAAACAAAATTAAAAAATGGAAGCAATTAATCAAAATAATGGCTCACAAACTTTATTCAGATTTGCAACGATGCGCAGCGCGGAATTATCTGATCCAAAGAACAGGGAGAAAAGATTTATTTTCAGAAACTATCTAAGACAAAAAGGGATAATTGACCCAAAAGTAGAAGCTGGAGAATCGTTGAAAAACGTCTGCGAAAAGATCACAGGTTTAACAATAGAAACAGAAGCATCTCTTAAAGCTAAAAGTGTACAATTTTATGAGTTGTCAGTTTGGGTTGCAAAAAATAAAGTAAAAGCAACCAAAGAGGAATTTGATGCTAAAATTAAGACTTACAAAGAGACTCCAAAACCTATTGTTGAAATAGATTCTAATATTTGGGATAATCTTATTTATCAGGTGGTCACCCAAAAGGATTTTTATGCAAAAGAAACTTTAATGCAGTTTTTACATCTTGATCATATCCTTTCCAATTATGATGGAGCTACTGAGGCGCAGTATGAAGATGTTATTAAAGCCAAAGTAGTCCTTCCTAAGGAACTTTTTAGCGCAAAAACAGCGTCTTCAAATACGGTTGTTTCAAGAGAGGAAAACAGTTTGAAAAGTATTCCTTTTAGTGACAGTGCTTTGAAGTTTGCAGAAGCCACCGTAAACTTAAAAGGAAATGAGGAGCTTAAAAGAACTTTGGAACAATTTGAAAAAAATTATCAAAAAGAATATGGAGCGGCATATGATACTGCTTATAAACAATATCAGGAACAGGTAAGACCCGAACAGTCCAGATATGATGCTCTTGTAAAAGAACAGGAATATCAGAAAGAAATTTTCCTGGCAGCAGATAATCGTGAAGGGCTATCAAGTTTAAAATATATTCCGGTTCCGGAAGTTTCCAATTTCCAATTTAATTTTCGTCCTGAAATTCAGGCAGAAGATCTGCAGCGACAATTAAACCAGGAACATAACGAGTCCTTACACCGAATCTTTAATACTTCTGATTTGGCAGGTGCATTAAATAAAGTTTCAACCTTTACAGAGCTTTTTCAAACCATTGAGCAAAACAGCCAGCAGCTGCAGCAAACGATTTTAAATAATACAAACCTCAATCCACAGGTGTCTACAACGGTAGGAGGTGTTGTTATTCCTGTAACACAATCTGTCAATACTCAGGAGATTCCTTTTTTTGCCAGAACATTGAGTGGCAATATGGGCTTGGGGGATCATACCATGATTCTTACCACTGATATCAATGCTCCTAAACATATTGTAAGTGGAAGTTACACTATAAAGTCTTATGATGATCAACTTTTAGCAGGTGGAACCTTAGCTTATACATTTGATGCACCTAACGTAACCTCTTTATTCAATACTCCGGAAAAAATTCCCGTTGCTGTTATAGATACAAATGAAGTTTTGCTGTTGGAAGGTGAAGTTATTCTTAATGATGGTCTTGCATATACCATGAAAGCAAAGCTATTGTGGACGGCAAACAGAATGTACAGATTTGAAGGGCCTGGAACATTTATAGTAAAAAATAAAGGTACCGGAGGTGATGGAGGAACCGGTAGCTGCCTGCCTGTTTTGTTAAGAACCAGATCTTTTCAAAACTATTCGGACAGATGGCTATTAAGTATGACGCCTAAAGAAACTACATCGCTATTTTCTTCAGCTTCAGGAACACTCAAAATATTGGATAATAATGGGAATGTAGTTCAAAGTTCAAATCAATTACAAGTTGCTGGAGGAGGAGATTACTTATCCCTGTTTAGCGACGGGATTTTACCTCAATTACAAATTACAGATGCTATAAAGAAT is a genomic window containing:
- a CDS encoding recombinase family protein; this translates as MKSAYLYVRVSTDEQKRKGYSLPEQEDRLLKYCKYNNIEVKGIYREDYSAKNFNRPEWRELFSEIKKKSLGEDKNILFIKWDRFSRNVEYAYEMIGKLRKYKTTAMAIDQPIDFSVPESTVMLAVYLAVPEAENTRRAQNTSNGIRRAKLMGKYPNKAPIGFINVTLMDGKKTIVPKEPEAEIIKWAFNQVVQNDHKISEINRIVNDKGLICSRSHFFRVLRNPVYCGYISIKLSSNEKQIIKGLHEPLISESLFYQVQSVINTERKITAKIDDLKAMFFLRGFLTCPICNRKLTGSFSNGKRKRYPYYHCHDGCRTRINAALLNDCYQHKLQQLILSNSTIELFKTILQDQNIKTQKTSYLYTKHLVERKMKEEKLTLSQGRKLLIAGILKIEDYDELKKENQVNTKNLKKEEHNIVLKLRAINKMNQMEDKTLVHIFQKFSEFDTADKKHLVNLITPVDIDYKTGALSLELNQTFSKILSEKNNKKNEFH